Proteins encoded within one genomic window of Luteolibacter arcticus:
- a CDS encoding DUF2167 domain-containing protein, translating into MRFSALVPLFLSAGFIFAQETPKPEAGEPTPEQMAAAYQEHVRELTKDLKYQEGSAELPGGMARLDLPKGFRYLPPADAQKVVVDLWGNPPDSATNILGMVVPAGEELASPESWAIVLSFEEDGYVSDKDADKIDYDDLLSQLKENSKQSNEARKAAGYGTMDLAGWAVAPRYDKESKVLYWAKRFDIPDEDEDTLNYDVRVLGRRGVLSLNGIAGIGRVSDIEAATPAVVTMVQFNDGHRYADFNPKTDKEADYSLAGLVLGGAVAAKVAAKVGLLAKLGAILLAGKKFVIIGLVGIAVLFKKIFGRKSEA; encoded by the coding sequence ATGCGATTTTCCGCCCTTGTCCCACTGTTCCTCTCCGCAGGATTCATCTTCGCCCAGGAAACTCCCAAGCCGGAAGCCGGGGAACCGACGCCCGAGCAGATGGCGGCGGCCTATCAGGAGCACGTCCGGGAGTTGACCAAAGACCTCAAGTATCAGGAGGGATCTGCCGAACTCCCGGGCGGCATGGCGCGTCTGGACCTGCCGAAAGGCTTCCGGTACCTGCCTCCCGCAGATGCGCAAAAGGTCGTCGTGGACCTGTGGGGAAATCCACCCGACTCCGCGACCAACATCCTCGGCATGGTCGTGCCCGCCGGTGAAGAGCTTGCTTCCCCCGAGTCATGGGCGATCGTGCTTTCCTTCGAGGAAGACGGTTATGTCTCCGACAAGGACGCCGACAAGATCGACTATGATGACCTGCTCTCCCAACTGAAGGAGAACAGCAAGCAGTCCAATGAAGCTCGCAAGGCCGCCGGCTACGGCACCATGGATCTCGCCGGCTGGGCCGTGGCCCCGCGCTACGACAAGGAAAGCAAGGTCCTCTACTGGGCGAAGCGCTTCGACATCCCGGACGAGGATGAAGACACGCTCAACTACGACGTGCGCGTGCTCGGTCGCCGCGGCGTGCTTTCCCTCAATGGCATCGCCGGCATCGGCCGGGTGAGCGACATCGAAGCTGCCACGCCCGCGGTCGTCACGATGGTCCAGTTCAACGACGGCCATCGCTACGCCGACTTCAACCCCAAGACCGACAAGGAAGCCGACTACTCGCTCGCCGGCCTTGTCCTCGGCGGAGCCGTCGCCGCCAAGGTCGCCGCCAAGGTGGGCCTGCTCGCGAAACTCGGAGCCATCCTGCTGGCCGGAAAGAAGTTCGTGATCATCGGCTTGGTCGGCATCGCCGTCTTGTTCAAGAAGATCTTCGGCCGCAAGAGCGAAGCCTGA
- a CDS encoding protein-L-isoaspartate(D-aspartate) O-methyltransferase, giving the protein MVAEQIERRGVKDPRVLEAMRKVPRHEFVPEDQRHEAYDDRPLPIGHGQTISQPYIVAFMTEALGLKGTEKVLEVGTGSGYQAAVLSGLAKEVFTIEIVEPLGKQAAEVLKKLGYKNVSVRTGDGYRGWREEAPFDAIIVTCAPDAVPEPLVHQLAEGGRMIIPVGPEGKTQQLVLLKKRHGKLHQQEILPVRFVPMTGEARDR; this is encoded by the coding sequence ATGGTAGCCGAACAAATCGAACGGCGCGGGGTGAAAGACCCGCGGGTGCTGGAGGCGATGCGCAAGGTGCCACGCCACGAATTCGTGCCGGAGGACCAGCGCCACGAAGCCTACGACGACCGGCCGCTGCCGATCGGCCACGGGCAGACGATTTCCCAACCCTACATCGTCGCTTTCATGACCGAAGCACTTGGGCTGAAGGGCACCGAGAAGGTGCTCGAGGTCGGCACGGGCTCCGGTTACCAGGCGGCGGTGCTTTCCGGTCTGGCGAAGGAGGTCTTCACGATCGAGATCGTGGAACCGCTCGGCAAGCAAGCGGCGGAGGTGCTGAAAAAGCTCGGTTACAAGAACGTCAGCGTGCGCACCGGTGACGGCTATCGCGGCTGGCGGGAAGAGGCGCCCTTCGATGCCATTATCGTGACCTGCGCGCCGGACGCGGTGCCGGAGCCACTGGTCCACCAACTCGCCGAGGGCGGGCGCATGATCATCCCGGTGGGGCCGGAGGGAAAGACGCAGCAACTGGTGCTACTGAAGAAGCGGCACGGGAAGCTGCACCAGCAGGAGATCCTGCCGGTGCGTTTCGTGCCGATGACGGGCGAGGCGCGCGACCGGTGA
- a CDS encoding carbon-nitrogen hydrolase, with translation MPRIALLQSRGFTTKAEAFDHHEALIRKAAKDGANIVVTQELFLTPYFCTVEDPALFDLADPLPGPVTDRLGEIARECGVVLISSLFEHRGPGLYHNTASIHDADGFLMGLYRKSHIPQDPAFEEKFYFTPGDTGWPVWDTKFGKIGVLICWDQWYPEAARLMALGGAQVLVYPTAIGWLPEEKPALGDAQHCAWETVQRGHAVANGCYLAAVNRTGTEGNTEFWGRSFVANPYGELVAKASTENEEILYHDIDFGAVEDFRRIWPFFRDRRVDAYGDLTKRWRS, from the coding sequence ATGCCTCGCATCGCGCTGCTCCAGTCCCGCGGTTTCACCACCAAGGCCGAAGCCTTCGACCACCACGAAGCCCTGATCCGCAAGGCGGCCAAAGACGGGGCGAACATCGTCGTCACCCAGGAGCTTTTCCTCACGCCCTACTTCTGCACCGTCGAGGACCCGGCGCTCTTCGACCTCGCCGATCCCCTGCCCGGCCCGGTCACCGACCGTCTCGGCGAGATCGCCCGCGAATGCGGCGTCGTCCTCATTTCCTCGCTCTTCGAGCACCGCGGACCCGGCCTCTACCACAACACCGCCTCCATCCACGATGCCGACGGCTTCCTGATGGGCCTCTACCGCAAAAGCCACATTCCGCAGGACCCCGCCTTCGAGGAGAAATTCTACTTCACCCCCGGCGACACCGGCTGGCCGGTCTGGGACACCAAGTTCGGCAAGATCGGCGTGCTGATCTGCTGGGACCAGTGGTATCCCGAAGCCGCCCGCCTCATGGCCCTCGGCGGCGCGCAGGTTCTCGTTTACCCCACCGCCATCGGCTGGCTGCCCGAGGAAAAGCCCGCCCTCGGCGATGCCCAGCACTGCGCCTGGGAAACCGTTCAGCGCGGCCATGCCGTCGCCAACGGCTGCTACCTCGCCGCCGTCAACCGCACCGGCACCGAAGGCAACACCGAGTTCTGGGGCCGCTCCTTCGTCGCCAATCCCTATGGCGAACTCGTCGCCAAGGCCTCCACCGAAAACGAGGAAATCCTCTACCACGACATCGACTTCGGCGCGGTGGAAGACTTCCGCCGCATCTGGCCCTTCTTCCGCGACCGCCGTGTCGATGCCTACGGCGACCTCACCAAGCGCTGGCGTTCCTGA
- a CDS encoding VOC family protein gives MPAQLTSSAPVLLVRDVVAAANHYRDTMGFHYERFWGDPPGFVILHRDGMYLMLKQAEDPAHIIPHWTVSHNMWNAYFWVDDADALHVEFVKNGATIDYGPCDQPYGCREFGIQDLDGHDIGFGQVVSA, from the coding sequence ATGCCCGCCCAGCTCACCTCCAGCGCCCCCGTCCTGCTCGTCCGCGACGTCGTGGCCGCCGCGAATCACTATCGCGACACCATGGGCTTCCACTACGAACGCTTCTGGGGCGACCCTCCCGGCTTCGTCATCCTCCATCGCGATGGCATGTATCTCATGCTGAAGCAGGCCGAGGACCCCGCGCATATCATTCCCCACTGGACCGTCTCCCACAACATGTGGAACGCCTACTTCTGGGTCGATGACGCCGACGCCCTGCACGTCGAGTTCGTGAAAAACGGAGCCACCATCGACTACGGTCCCTGCGACCAACCCTACGGCTGCCGCGAATTCGGCATCCAGGACCTCGACGGCCACGACATCGGCTTTGGGCAGGTCGTCTCAGCGTAG
- a CDS encoding GNAT family N-acetyltransferase, translating to MRLRPALPTDQATLSDLYLRSRRTAFTWRDPAAFQLDDFARDTEGELIHLAESLSGEILGFLSLWEPDRFIHHLFIAPDHLRQGIGQALLADLLQRLPGPFRLKCLTANLPALAFYRGLGWTEIERGTSDDGDYLQLESAIC from the coding sequence ATGCGCCTCCGCCCCGCCCTCCCCACCGATCAAGCCACCCTCTCCGACCTCTACCTTCGCTCCCGCCGCACCGCCTTCACCTGGCGCGATCCCGCAGCCTTCCAACTCGATGACTTCGCCCGCGACACCGAAGGCGAACTCATCCATCTCGCCGAAAGCCTCAGCGGCGAGATCCTCGGCTTCCTCTCCCTGTGGGAACCCGATCGTTTCATCCATCATCTCTTCATCGCACCAGATCATCTCCGCCAAGGCATCGGCCAAGCCCTCCTCGCCGATCTCCTCCAACGCCTCCCCGGCCCCTTCCGCCTGAAATGCCTCACCGCCAATCTCCCCGCCCTCGCCTTCTACCGCGGCCTCGGCTGGACGGAAATCGAGCGAGGAACCAGCGATGACGGTGACTATCTGCAGTTGGAATCCGCTATTTGCTGA
- a CDS encoding class I SAM-dependent methyltransferase translates to MSFPRKRPQFHAKKAAWQRPGPPPPKKRAAGSGEQGWDQVAGWYDKLVGDKGSDYHRNVILPAALRLLAPKPGEKILDLCCGQGVLIPHLLEAKVGRVTGVDASPRLIESAKARFQNDKRVELLVADACAPGPWADGSHDAAACIMAVHDVPDLPAMARQVAAAVKPGGRFVAIFMHPCFRIPQQAHWGWDEGRKLQYRRVDRYGVPQEIPIVTHPGQGGGDTTTFYHRPVGEVLTAFGQAGLAITVCEELFSHRRSQPGPRAKGENRAVKEFPVFLAISCVRLP, encoded by the coding sequence ATGTCATTTCCCCGCAAGCGCCCGCAATTCCACGCCAAGAAAGCCGCCTGGCAACGTCCCGGCCCACCGCCGCCCAAGAAGCGCGCGGCCGGTAGCGGTGAACAAGGCTGGGACCAGGTGGCTGGTTGGTACGACAAGCTCGTCGGTGACAAGGGCTCCGACTACCATCGCAATGTCATCCTGCCCGCCGCGCTGCGCCTGCTCGCGCCGAAGCCGGGCGAGAAGATCCTCGATCTTTGCTGCGGGCAAGGCGTGCTCATCCCTCACCTGCTGGAGGCCAAGGTCGGCCGCGTGACCGGCGTGGATGCCTCGCCGCGGCTGATCGAGTCTGCTAAGGCACGCTTTCAAAACGACAAGCGCGTCGAACTCCTCGTCGCTGATGCCTGCGCTCCCGGCCCGTGGGCCGATGGTTCGCACGATGCCGCCGCGTGCATCATGGCGGTGCACGACGTGCCGGACCTTCCCGCGATGGCTCGCCAAGTCGCCGCGGCCGTGAAACCCGGCGGCCGCTTCGTCGCCATCTTCATGCACCCCTGCTTTCGCATTCCCCAACAAGCCCACTGGGGTTGGGACGAGGGGCGGAAGCTCCAATACCGCCGCGTGGACCGCTACGGCGTCCCGCAGGAAATCCCCATCGTCACCCACCCCGGTCAAGGAGGAGGGGACACCACCACCTTCTATCACCGCCCCGTCGGCGAAGTCCTCACCGCCTTCGGCCAAGCCGGACTCGCGATCACCGTCTGCGAGGAACTCTTCAGCCACCGCCGCTCTCAGCCAGGCCCACGAGCAAAGGGTGAGAACCGCGCGGTGAAGGAATTTCCGGTGTTTCTGGCGATCTCGTGTGTGAGGTTGCCTTGA
- a CDS encoding SIMPL domain-containing protein, whose protein sequence is MSLESSPQRPVRNISLPPLAAIPLALGLAVSTYIAADTWRDVRKPPEKNNILITGSAKKRIVSDYILWSATIEGKGPDRTAAYVSLKGGTEKAVAFLKAQGIKPDDIKIQSASINEEFETVREDKVLPGTNVPLRTETSKSVGFRAVQVVSVGSPDVPLIEKASREITSLLEQDVFVTSHQPSYYYTRLGELKLEMLAEAAKDARSRAEKILSSAGNAGLGSLVYSSMGIININPANSTAASSEGNNDTTSYEKDIITIVRAEYKVN, encoded by the coding sequence ATGAGCCTCGAATCCAGTCCGCAACGCCCCGTCCGCAACATCAGCCTCCCGCCGCTTGCGGCCATCCCGCTCGCGCTCGGCCTAGCGGTCTCCACCTACATCGCCGCCGACACCTGGCGGGACGTGCGGAAACCACCCGAGAAGAACAACATCCTCATCACGGGATCCGCCAAGAAGAGGATCGTTTCCGATTACATCCTGTGGTCGGCCACCATTGAGGGCAAGGGCCCCGACCGCACCGCGGCCTACGTTTCACTCAAGGGCGGCACGGAAAAGGCGGTCGCCTTCCTGAAGGCCCAGGGCATCAAGCCGGACGACATCAAGATCCAATCCGCCTCCATCAACGAGGAGTTCGAGACCGTCCGCGAAGACAAGGTGCTCCCGGGCACCAACGTGCCGCTGCGTACTGAAACCTCCAAATCCGTTGGCTTCCGTGCGGTGCAGGTGGTCTCCGTGGGCTCCCCGGATGTGCCGCTGATCGAGAAGGCGTCGCGCGAGATCACGTCGCTGTTGGAGCAGGACGTCTTCGTGACCTCCCATCAGCCGAGCTACTACTACACCCGCCTCGGCGAGCTGAAGCTCGAGATGCTGGCGGAGGCCGCCAAGGATGCCCGCAGCCGGGCCGAGAAAATCCTCAGCTCGGCGGGCAACGCCGGACTCGGGTCGCTCGTTTATTCTTCGATGGGGATCATCAACATCAATCCCGCCAACTCCACCGCCGCGTCCAGCGAGGGCAACAACGACACCACCTCCTACGAAAAGGACATCATCACCATCGTCCGCGCCGAGTACAAGGTGAATTGA
- a CDS encoding serine/threonine-protein kinase produces MPDRPSLDIILQTALEIPGPEERAGYLGEACRGDRALLEEVESLVAAHFADEGFMIPAAHLLRDEARTERQGDTIGPFKLLRQLGEGGFGTVYLAEQSSPVKRQVALKLIKPGMDSREIISRFEAERQALALMDHPHIAKVYDAGTTPGGRPYFVMELVEGVTITEFRAGADLGIAGMLGLFADVCAAVQHAHQKGIIHRDLKPANLLVSVHDGEPVVKVIDFGIAKAIGTEASGITLFTQMGRMIGTPQYMSPEQAELHPLAVDTRSDIYSLGVVLYELLTGTTPLDPERLRGVPYGEIRRLIHEVIPPKPSTRLSDFPVGPHADGRSEVSPRALRGDLDWIVLKALEKDPERRYESAGAFAEDLLRYLQHKPVEARPPSMAYLMQRFARRHRGPVVAGGALLAALLLGAAGTSIGMKRALDAKEELLWKNRELDRQKLELVDHKERLAGLLESNQRMLGEIQRMSTNEAELPAEFEALRKENQALLDKVSSEVANQERHAEEISRLQRANAQLEKLVMESKDADAAVAWARARLFETHTVALEMNARGQFYLEGVLIPYPVLLQAFASLPDDDDGGKSPPRRLTVALPAGAKPTDAVYHFRLNQLAAAADGIGLRHDLPRPREKALLPEKPSPQEKSLPPEKPAAK; encoded by the coding sequence ATGCCTGACCGACCATCCCTGGATATCATCCTGCAGACCGCCTTGGAAATCCCTGGGCCGGAGGAGCGCGCCGGCTACCTCGGCGAGGCCTGCCGCGGGGACCGGGCCCTGCTCGAGGAGGTCGAGTCGCTCGTCGCCGCACATTTCGCGGATGAAGGTTTCATGATACCGGCAGCGCATCTTCTCCGGGACGAAGCCCGCACTGAGAGGCAAGGCGACACGATCGGTCCCTTCAAGCTGCTCCGGCAACTGGGCGAGGGCGGCTTCGGCACCGTCTATCTGGCGGAACAATCCTCGCCGGTGAAGCGCCAGGTGGCGCTCAAGCTGATCAAGCCGGGCATGGACTCCCGGGAAATCATCTCCCGCTTCGAGGCGGAGCGCCAGGCGCTGGCGCTGATGGACCACCCGCACATCGCCAAGGTCTACGATGCGGGAACCACCCCCGGTGGGCGGCCCTACTTCGTGATGGAGTTGGTTGAAGGCGTGACGATCACGGAATTCCGCGCCGGGGCCGACCTCGGGATCGCCGGAATGCTCGGGCTTTTCGCCGACGTCTGCGCCGCGGTGCAGCACGCGCATCAGAAAGGCATCATCCACCGCGACTTGAAACCCGCGAATCTCCTCGTGTCCGTCCACGACGGCGAACCGGTCGTGAAGGTGATCGACTTCGGCATCGCCAAGGCGATCGGCACCGAAGCTTCCGGGATCACCCTCTTCACTCAGATGGGGCGGATGATTGGCACCCCGCAGTACATGAGCCCGGAGCAGGCGGAACTCCACCCGCTGGCGGTGGACACCCGCAGCGACATTTATTCGCTCGGCGTCGTGTTGTATGAACTCCTGACCGGGACGACGCCCTTGGATCCCGAGCGGCTCCGCGGCGTGCCCTACGGTGAAATCCGGCGGCTCATCCATGAGGTGATCCCGCCGAAGCCAAGCACCCGGCTTTCTGATTTCCCCGTCGGTCCCCATGCCGATGGCCGGTCGGAGGTTTCCCCTCGCGCCCTGCGGGGCGACCTCGATTGGATCGTCTTGAAAGCCCTCGAAAAGGACCCCGAGCGCCGCTACGAGTCTGCCGGTGCCTTTGCGGAGGACTTGCTGCGCTATCTCCAGCACAAGCCGGTCGAGGCCCGCCCGCCGAGCATGGCCTACCTCATGCAGCGTTTCGCCCGCCGCCATCGCGGCCCGGTCGTCGCGGGGGGCGCGCTGCTGGCCGCCCTGCTGCTGGGGGCGGCGGGGACATCCATCGGTATGAAGCGGGCGCTCGATGCCAAGGAGGAGCTGCTGTGGAAGAACCGGGAGCTGGACCGGCAGAAACTCGAGCTCGTCGATCACAAGGAGCGCTTGGCCGGTCTCCTCGAGTCGAACCAACGGATGCTCGGCGAGATCCAACGCATGAGCACGAATGAAGCGGAACTGCCCGCAGAATTCGAGGCGCTGCGGAAGGAGAACCAGGCCCTGCTCGACAAGGTGAGCAGCGAGGTGGCGAACCAGGAGCGCCACGCGGAAGAGATCAGCAGGCTTCAGCGGGCCAATGCGCAACTCGAGAAGCTGGTGATGGAATCCAAGGATGCCGACGCGGCCGTCGCATGGGCGCGCGCCCGGTTGTTTGAGACCCATACGGTTGCGCTGGAGATGAACGCACGTGGCCAGTTCTACCTTGAGGGGGTGCTGATTCCTTACCCCGTGCTGCTCCAGGCTTTCGCCTCCCTGCCGGACGATGACGACGGCGGGAAATCCCCGCCGCGCCGCCTAACGGTTGCCTTGCCTGCCGGAGCCAAGCCCACGGATGCCGTCTACCATTTCCGCCTCAATCAACTCGCCGCCGCCGCCGACGGGATCGGGCTCCGGCACGATCTACCGCGGCCGCGGGAGAAGGCGCTGCTACCGGAGAAGCCGTCGCCGCAGGAGAAGTCGCTGCCGCCTGAGAAGCCGGCGGCGAAATGA
- a CDS encoding ECF-type sigma factor has protein sequence MAQTQEMEDDQVTRVLCAACEGDKQAAEDLIPLVYGELRKLAAWRLRQEAEAHTLQATALVHEAFLKLSPGEPRWEGRRHFFSAAAEAMRRILIDRARHRQAVRHGGELQRTGFAEDAIAVPVAQDDEILAIHGILDRFALLEPRKAEVVKLRYFVGMTIEETAEALGISTPTAKRDWIYARAWLFRELHRDD, from the coding sequence ATGGCGCAGACACAGGAAATGGAAGACGATCAGGTGACCCGCGTCCTCTGTGCGGCCTGTGAAGGAGACAAACAGGCTGCGGAGGATCTGATCCCGCTCGTTTATGGCGAGTTGCGCAAGCTAGCGGCCTGGCGGCTGAGGCAGGAAGCGGAGGCCCACACGCTGCAGGCAACCGCCTTGGTGCACGAGGCCTTCCTCAAGCTCTCGCCCGGGGAACCCCGGTGGGAAGGGCGCCGGCATTTCTTCAGCGCGGCCGCCGAGGCGATGCGCCGCATCCTTATCGACCGGGCGAGGCACCGGCAGGCCGTCCGCCACGGCGGCGAGTTGCAGCGGACCGGCTTCGCGGAAGACGCCATCGCCGTTCCCGTCGCACAGGACGACGAAATCCTCGCCATCCACGGCATCCTTGACCGCTTCGCCCTGCTCGAACCGCGCAAGGCCGAAGTGGTGAAACTGCGCTATTTCGTGGGCATGACGATCGAGGAAACCGCCGAGGCCCTCGGCATTTCCACTCCCACGGCGAAGCGCGACTGGATCTACGCGCGGGCCTGGTTGTTCCGAGAACTGCACCGGGACGATTGA
- the recR gene encoding recombination mediator RecR, which yields MARIEYPEAVGKLVEELRRLPGVGPRSAERIAIWLLQSSRADPLALASALEEAKAEVVACANCGFFATAERCAICADSSRESVLCVVEQATDVLPLERSGAFKGRYHCLGGKLSPLDNVTPDDLRIGPLMRRIESEGVTEVILAPGSDVEGEATANYLAGLLKGKCPVTRIAQGLPAGGGLEHADALTLARALEGRRGL from the coding sequence ATGGCCCGCATCGAATACCCGGAAGCCGTCGGCAAGCTGGTGGAGGAACTCCGCCGGCTCCCCGGTGTCGGCCCGCGCAGCGCGGAACGGATCGCGATCTGGCTACTCCAGAGCTCGCGGGCGGATCCGCTCGCCCTTGCGTCCGCTTTGGAGGAAGCGAAGGCCGAGGTGGTCGCCTGCGCGAATTGTGGCTTCTTCGCCACGGCCGAGCGTTGCGCGATTTGCGCCGATTCCTCGCGCGAGTCGGTCCTCTGCGTGGTCGAGCAGGCTACCGATGTGCTCCCGCTGGAACGCTCCGGTGCTTTCAAGGGCCGCTACCACTGCCTCGGCGGAAAGCTCTCGCCGCTCGACAATGTGACTCCCGATGACCTGCGCATCGGACCGCTGATGCGACGGATCGAAAGCGAGGGAGTGACCGAAGTCATCCTCGCGCCCGGCTCCGATGTCGAAGGCGAGGCCACCGCGAACTATCTCGCCGGCCTGCTCAAGGGGAAGTGCCCCGTCACACGCATCGCCCAAGGCTTGCCTGCCGGCGGTGGTCTCGAACACGCCGACGCCCTCACCCTAGCCCGCGCTCTCGAAGGCCGTCGCGGTCTGTGA
- a CDS encoding peroxiredoxin produces the protein MKPAIGSLAPDFTAPVVAEGHGDDATVTLSSLRGQRVVLVFYPKDDTPGCTKQACALRDGWDDIKATARIFGVSVDPVKSHRKFIAKYDLPYPLLADEDQAIANAYGVWVEKTMYGKTFMGTERSTFVIGADGMIEAVLEKVSPDEHLALLREVLG, from the coding sequence ATGAAGCCTGCCATTGGATCGCTCGCCCCGGATTTCACCGCTCCCGTCGTTGCCGAGGGCCACGGTGATGACGCCACCGTGACCCTTTCCAGCCTCCGCGGCCAGCGGGTGGTGCTGGTCTTTTACCCGAAGGACGATACCCCCGGCTGCACCAAGCAGGCCTGCGCCCTGCGCGACGGCTGGGACGACATCAAGGCCACGGCGCGGATTTTCGGCGTCAGCGTCGATCCCGTGAAAAGCCACCGGAAGTTCATCGCCAAGTATGACCTGCCCTATCCGCTGCTCGCCGATGAGGACCAGGCGATCGCGAATGCCTACGGGGTGTGGGTGGAGAAGACGATGTACGGGAAGACCTTCATGGGCACCGAGAGGAGCACCTTCGTCATCGGCGCGGATGGGATGATCGAGGCGGTGCTGGAAAAGGTTTCGCCGGATGAGCATCTGGCGTTGCTGCGGGAGGTGCTGGGCTGA
- the rpsU gene encoding 30S ribosomal protein S21, with product MSDRSMRGVTVKKGEPVDRALKRLKTKLDTEGILEEMRRRRSFESVAARKIRKARTAPKRHKVRWRYTSPAQAAKAEEAAAAAAANA from the coding sequence ATGAGCGATCGTAGCATGCGTGGCGTGACAGTGAAAAAGGGCGAACCGGTTGACCGTGCCCTTAAGCGCCTGAAGACCAAACTCGACACTGAAGGTATCCTCGAAGAAATGCGCCGCCGCCGTTCCTTCGAATCTGTGGCCGCCCGCAAGATCCGCAAGGCCCGCACCGCTCCGAAGCGCCACAAGGTGCGCTGGCGCTACACCAGCCCAGCCCAAGCAGCTAAGGCCGAAGAAGCCGCCGCTGCCGCCGCCGCCAACGCTTAA
- a CDS encoding DUF748 domain-containing protein produces MSQWVDRAGDDQEKFLLEAAEYSGPSMIAWFRHPSVRLIMMLPILAACRERPAVRPEIKQSGDTLVAPAKASNLKEPDPLPLAMSRDRVVALAKSVHLKELDFDQGTMESAVEKLQAALDAALPNEARPRIRLAEEWSHTGQFHRLLPEVRIELSLRNIPLERALEYVGEQTSTGFRYEDGFVSLTPSLSNWGERKRCACGAFLDEGHGHSEGHE; encoded by the coding sequence TTGTCTCAATGGGTAGATAGGGCGGGGGATGATCAGGAAAAGTTCCTGCTCGAAGCCGCTGAATATTCCGGCCCTTCGATGATCGCTTGGTTTCGTCACCCTTCCGTGCGGCTCATCATGATGTTGCCCATTTTAGCGGCCTGTCGTGAGCGTCCTGCCGTGCGACCTGAGATCAAGCAATCCGGGGATACTCTGGTCGCGCCGGCAAAAGCTTCGAATTTGAAGGAGCCTGATCCTTTGCCATTGGCGATGTCCAGGGATCGGGTGGTCGCCTTGGCGAAATCCGTTCATCTCAAGGAATTGGATTTCGACCAAGGTACTATGGAATCGGCGGTAGAGAAGCTTCAGGCAGCACTCGACGCAGCGCTTCCGAATGAAGCACGTCCCCGCATTCGTCTCGCGGAAGAATGGTCACATACCGGCCAATTCCACCGGTTGCTTCCAGAAGTCCGTATCGAGTTGTCTTTACGAAACATTCCCCTCGAAAGGGCGCTTGAGTATGTCGGGGAGCAGACTTCGACCGGATTCCGGTATGAGGACGGTTTCGTTTCCCTGACTCCCAGCCTTTCGAATTGGGGAGAACGCAAGCGTTGTGCCTGCGGAGCCTTTTTGGACGAAGGTCACGGGCACTCTGAAGGCCACGAATAG